In Camelina sativa cultivar DH55 chromosome 13, Cs, whole genome shotgun sequence, the genomic window TCACAGGAGAGGCCACAATCTTCCATGGAAGCTGAAGCAGAAGAGCAgcaaagaacaacaaaagaagaaagtctATGTGTGCCCAGAGACAAACTGtgctcatcatcatccatcTAGGGCTCTTGGTGATCTCACAGGGATCAAGAAGCACTTTTGGAGGAAACATGGAGAAAAGAAATGGAAATGTGAAAAGTGTTCAAAGTTCTATGCCGTTCAATCTGATTGGAAAGCTCACACTAAGATCTGTGGTACAAGAGAGTATAGATGTGACTGCGGCACTCTTTTCTCGAggtaagtttatttttctttttctttttttgtccttGGTAAATACtttggtttatttctttttgttctcttatgtgaagatctttttttgttccttgttaCTGTTTTCTTGATATATTTTACTGATGTTTCTGTGACAAATCTAGATTATTGTCTATCTATATAGAGATAAAAGTCCATGTGACACATGTGAATCGATAAATTTTCGTGGTTTGTATAAATTTAGATGAATTTAATGCTTTCGTGTGATGATTTCAGTTGTCTTCTTTTGGTTATGTTCTTTGACAAATCTGCTAGTGTCTGTCCATGGACTATATAGTTTTAGTGCAATTAAATGCAGTGGCAAAATTCATGGATTGAGATACTAAACGTATACATGTTGTCCAGTTAATGCGagtgtatatttattttagagcTGATGTTTATGTATTTCTGAGGTATAATAAATGAATCCTTGCTATTCCAATTAAAaaatgactcttttttttttctattgtatgTAAAATTTGTGTTGCattattgaaatttgaaagagataaattaaaaaaaaacctgcaGGTGAATCTTCTCATTCATCATCATAATGCAGAAAAAGAATCTTgattttttcaatgattatttttgttatgaaaaaaagattttgtaatctatgatttgatttgatatgtgtAATTTAGATTGGTCCATTATATTACACTTCAAAGGCTTTTCTTGGAATTTTGAAATTTGTTCTCTCTGTGTGCCGTGGTCCACTTAAAAATTACTTTGCTTCTTGCATTATCAAAGATCGTACGTACATTTACATACGtgaattcttttcttttattttgataatttttttttggtttttaatctttttttgataaacaaatctaatcattttttgttgttgtatgtgaTATGATTAACAGGAAAGACAGTTTTATAACGCATAGAGCGTTTTGTGATGCATTAGCAGAAGAAAGCGCAAGAATCATCTCAACGTCTTCCTCCAATCTCACAAACCCTAGCCCTAACCTCCAAGACCATCATCACTTTATGGTCAATAAATCTTCTCCCTTGCTCTTCACGTCACCTCTTTGCGTTGAACCATCACACTCCACCGCCGATCTTTCTTCGGCGGCAGCTCTCTCCGCGACGGCTCTCCTCCAAAAAGCAACGGCTCTCAGCTCCTCAGCTATCGGCGGAGTAGGGCAGACTCGGTCGATCGGTCATCATCACCGACATCTGACGAACGTCAACGAGCTtcttggtgttggtgttgaCCGGGTCATGATGACGTCGTCTGAGTACGACCAGCTAGCGTCCACGTGGCAGAAAGCTGACCGATTGACCAGAGACTTTCTTGGACTCACGGGTCACGGGGTGCACGTTAGCGTGAGACCCGGTGATATGCTGGGGTACGCAGGTGGCGTGGCGTTTCCTGTGTCGGCGTACGATACCGAATCTCATCATGATCACGACTCGTCGTCGTCGTTGCAGAAGGCTTACGATCTGGGATTCTCAGGAGCCCACCACCATCACACTATATAAAAGGGCAAAACTGGAATCTGATTACTTCCTATATTTTGTTGCTCttgaattactttttattgccaTCGGGaacaaagaaaagacaaaagagcTAAATTAAAGCATTTCTTTTTGGTTACTTTCTACTTTCTAGGGATTATTATCAATTTTCCAATTCTTACAACTTTTGAATTTTC contains:
- the LOC104737496 gene encoding protein indeterminate-domain 12-like, producing MDMFSSHSLSYKLTSLSTEASASSGNTLSTIQGFSGFNNVTSSLCTHTETHKNKKRRGLPGNPDPDAEVIALSPKTLLATNRFVCEICNKGFQRDQNLQLHRRGHNLPWKLKQKSSKEQQKKKVYVCPETNCAHHHPSRALGDLTGIKKHFWRKHGEKKWKCEKCSKFYAVQSDWKAHTKICGTREYRCDCGTLFSRKDSFITHRAFCDALAEESARIISTSSSNLTNPSPNLQDHHHFMVNKSSPLLFTSPLCVEPSHSTADLSSAAALSATALLQKATALSSSAIGGVGQTRSIGHHHRHLTNVNELLGVGVDRVMMTSSEYDQLASTWQKADRLTRDFLGLTGHGVHVSVRPGDMLGYAGGVAFPVSAYDTESHHDHDSSSSLQKAYDLGFSGAHHHHTI